The following proteins are encoded in a genomic region of Zea mays cultivar B73 chromosome 9, Zm-B73-REFERENCE-NAM-5.0, whole genome shotgun sequence:
- the LOC103639460 gene encoding strigolactone esterase D14, whose translation MLRSTHPPSPSSGSSDATMVGGGAPSGAKLLQILNVRVVGSGDRVVVLSHGFGTDQSAWSRVLPYLTRDHRVVLYDLVCAGSVNPEHFDFRRYDTLDSYVDDLLAILDALRVSRCAFVGHSVSAMIGILASIRRPELFAKLVLIGASPRFLNDHDYHGGFELPEIQQVFDAMAANYSAWATGYAPLAVGADVPAAVQEFSRTLFNMRPDISLHVCRTVFNTDLRGVLGMVRAPCVVVQTTRDVSVPASVAAYLKAHLGGRTAVEFLQTEGHLPHLSAPGLLAQVLRRALARY comes from the exons ATGCTTCGGTCCACGCACCCACCCAGCCCCAGCAGCGGCAGCTCCGACGCCACGATGGTCGGGGGCGGCGCCCCGAGCGGCGCCAAGCTGCTGCAGATCCTCAACGTGCGGGTGGTGGGCAGCGGCGACCGCGTGGTGGTGCTGTCCCACGGGTTCGGCACGGACCAGTCGGCGTGGAGCCGCGTGCTCCCCTACCTCACCCGCGACCACCGCGTGGTGCTCTACGACCTCGTCTGCGCCGGCAGCGTCAACCCGGAGCACTTCGACTTCCGCCGCTACGACACGCTGGACTCGTACGTCGACGACCTGCTCGCCATCCTCGACGCGCTCCGCGTCTCGCGCTGCGCCTTCGTCGGGCACTCCGTGTCCGCCATGATcggcatcctcgcctccatccgcCGCCCCGAGCTCTTCGCCAAGCTCGTCCTCATCGGCGCGTCGCCCAG GTTCCTGAACGACCACGACTACCACGGCGGGTTCGAGCTGCCGGAGATCCAGCAGGTGTTCGACGCGATGGCGGCCAACTACTCGGCGTGGGCGACCGGGTACGCCCCGCTGGCGGTTGGCGCGGACGTGCCCGCGGCGGTGCAGGAGTTCAGCCGCACGCTCTTCAACATGCGGCCGGACATCTCGCTCCACGTCTGCCGCACCGTGTTCAACACGGACCTCCGCGGCGTGCTGGGCATGGTGCGCGCCCCCTGCGTGGTGGTGCAGACCACCCGCGACGTCTCCGTCCCGGCCTCCGTCGCCGCCTACCTCAAGGCCCACCTCGGCGGCCGCACCGCCGTCGAGTTCCTCCAGACCGAGGGCCACCTCCCGCACCTCAGCGCCCCCGGCCTCCTCGCCCAGGTGCTCCGCCGCGCGCTCGCCCGGTACTAG